A single Brucella intermedia LMG 3301 DNA region contains:
- a CDS encoding aspartate aminotransferase family protein: MLTKTNAPSLENFWMPFTANRQFKAAPRLLASASGMYYTDTDGNQVLDGTAGLWCCNAGHGRKRITEAVERQISTMDFAPTFQMGHNVAFDFAEKLAAIAPGGPDAKLDRVFFTNSGSESVDTALKIAIAYQRAIGQGTRTMVLGREKGYHGVGFGGISVGGLVNNRRVFPQIPADHLRHTLDIEKNAFSKGLPAHGIELADDLERLVQLHGAEKIAAVIVEPMSGSAGVILPPKGYLERLRATADKHGILLIFDEVITGFGRLGTPFAVDYFGVVPDLVTTAKGLTNGAIPMGAVFASRKVHDGLMTGPENAIELFHGYTYSGHPVASAAGLATLEVYAEEGLLTRGAQLADHWQEALHSLKGASNVIDIRNLGLVGAIELSSREGAPGARAYDVFVDCFKKGLLIRVTGDVIALSPPLIVEKEQIDTIVSIIGDAIKRAA, translated from the coding sequence ATGCTCACCAAAACCAATGCGCCAAGCCTTGAGAATTTCTGGATGCCGTTTACCGCAAACCGGCAGTTCAAGGCAGCGCCTCGCCTGCTCGCAAGTGCTTCGGGCATGTACTACACCGACACCGACGGCAATCAGGTTCTGGACGGCACGGCAGGTCTGTGGTGCTGCAACGCCGGTCATGGCCGCAAGCGCATTACCGAAGCGGTCGAACGCCAGATTTCCACCATGGATTTCGCGCCCACCTTCCAGATGGGCCACAACGTCGCCTTCGACTTTGCCGAAAAGCTCGCCGCCATTGCGCCCGGCGGACCGGATGCGAAGCTCGACCGCGTGTTCTTCACCAATTCCGGCTCGGAATCGGTCGACACCGCCCTGAAGATCGCCATCGCCTATCAGCGCGCCATCGGCCAGGGCACCCGCACCATGGTTCTGGGCCGCGAAAAGGGCTATCACGGCGTTGGTTTCGGCGGCATTTCCGTCGGCGGCCTCGTCAATAACCGCCGCGTCTTCCCGCAGATTCCCGCCGATCACCTGCGCCACACGCTCGATATCGAGAAGAACGCCTTCTCCAAGGGCCTGCCTGCGCATGGCATCGAACTGGCGGATGATCTGGAACGCCTGGTGCAACTGCATGGCGCGGAAAAGATCGCTGCCGTCATCGTTGAACCGATGTCCGGTTCGGCTGGCGTCATCCTGCCGCCGAAGGGCTATCTGGAGCGCCTGCGCGCCACGGCAGACAAGCACGGTATCCTCCTGATCTTCGACGAAGTCATCACCGGTTTCGGCCGCCTCGGCACGCCGTTTGCCGTCGATTATTTCGGCGTTGTGCCTGACCTCGTGACCACCGCCAAGGGCCTGACCAACGGCGCCATCCCGATGGGCGCGGTCTTCGCCAGCCGCAAGGTGCACGATGGCCTGATGACCGGCCCGGAAAACGCCATCGAGCTTTTCCACGGCTATACCTATTCCGGCCATCCGGTTGCCTCCGCCGCCGGTCTCGCCACGCTGGAAGTTTATGCCGAAGAAGGTCTCCTGACCCGCGGTGCGCAGCTTGCCGACCACTGGCAGGAAGCGTTGCACTCGCTCAAGGGCGCTTCGAACGTCATCGACATCCGCAACCTCGGTCTGGTCGGCGCCATCGAGCTTTCATCGCGCGAAGGTGCACCGGGTGCCCGCGCCTATGACGTCTTCGTGGATTGCTTCAAGAAGGGCCTGCTGATCCGTGTCACCGGCGATGTGATTGCCCTTTCGCCGCCGCTGATCGTGGAAAAGGAACAGATCGACACGATCGTTTCCATCATCGGCGACGCAATCAAACGCGCAGCCTGA
- a CDS encoding efflux RND transporter periplasmic adaptor subunit translates to MKTAIQFPTIRAAGYVALLGAAVLLSACGKEEDKQADSDVARPVLYMVVEPKPVTQTGFAGTIEPRYSTDLAFRVLGRIINRPVQVGDLVKKDEMVAMLDPANLDLAVQSARADLASAEAQFANASASEERQRILLKGNNVSQADYDAARQARDSAHAGLEKARAGLKKAQDQRSYAVLRPDYDGVISATSAEVGQVVAAGQTVMTVARPDVREAVLDIPDSMTQYFEQDTPFNVQLQADPTVTGKGTVREVAPQADPQTRTRRVRIALDNPPDGFRLGATIRAAMDAPEQNLVTIPIQSLHEENGKTGIWVIDPSKQTVSLHDVQVIERRGGSFVAEGVDIGSYVAIAGVNELKEGQKVRLDAKGTGL, encoded by the coding sequence ATGAAAACGGCAATCCAGTTTCCCACGATCCGCGCGGCGGGTTATGTCGCCTTGCTTGGCGCGGCGGTTCTGCTCAGCGCCTGTGGCAAGGAAGAAGACAAGCAGGCGGATTCGGACGTCGCGCGTCCGGTCCTTTACATGGTGGTCGAGCCCAAGCCTGTAACGCAGACGGGCTTTGCCGGTACGATCGAGCCTCGTTATTCCACCGATCTTGCCTTCCGTGTGCTGGGCCGGATCATCAATCGGCCTGTTCAGGTGGGTGATCTTGTAAAGAAGGACGAGATGGTGGCCATGCTCGATCCTGCCAATCTCGATCTTGCCGTCCAGTCCGCGCGGGCCGATCTGGCGAGCGCGGAAGCACAGTTTGCCAACGCCTCGGCAAGCGAGGAGCGCCAGCGTATCCTGCTGAAGGGCAATAATGTTTCCCAGGCCGATTATGATGCGGCAAGGCAGGCGCGGGATAGCGCTCACGCGGGGCTCGAAAAGGCCCGGGCGGGTCTGAAAAAGGCGCAGGACCAGCGCAGCTATGCCGTGTTGCGCCCGGATTACGATGGCGTCATTTCCGCAACGAGCGCCGAAGTGGGGCAGGTTGTCGCCGCAGGACAAACCGTGATGACGGTCGCACGTCCGGATGTTCGAGAAGCGGTCCTCGATATTCCCGACAGCATGACGCAATATTTTGAACAGGACACGCCATTCAATGTGCAGCTTCAGGCCGATCCGACTGTGACCGGAAAGGGGACCGTGCGTGAGGTCGCCCCGCAGGCGGACCCCCAGACGCGCACGCGGCGCGTGCGCATTGCCCTCGACAATCCGCCCGACGGCTTTCGCCTCGGCGCGACGATCCGGGCGGCGATGGACGCACCCGAACAGAACCTGGTAACGATCCCGATCCAATCCTTGCACGAGGAAAACGGCAAGACCGGAATCTGGGTCATCGACCCCAGCAAACAGACGGTTTCCCTTCACGACGTGCAGGTTATCGAGCGGCGCGGCGGCAGTTTTGTCGCCGAGGGTGTCGATATCGGAAGCTACGTTGCGATTGCCGGTGTGAATGAGTTGAAGGAAGGACAGAAAGTCCGCCTGGACGCGAAAGGAACGGGTCTGTGA
- a CDS encoding D-amino acid dehydrogenase, with protein MQITILGSGVIGVTTAYYLAKLGHEVTVVDREEGPALETSFANAGQVSPGYASPWAAPGIPFKAAKWLFQKHAPLVLRPTCDPVQYSWLLQMLANCTDSRYKINKTRMVRVAEYARDCLVDLRKDTGIEYDQRMQGTLQLFREQYQLDGIGKDIEVLRQDGVPFEVLDREGCVKVEPALAHAKDKFVGGLRLPHDETGDCFKFTNALAKIAEGLGVKFRFGVNIKSLLMSGGKVSGVETSQGILTADRYVVALGSYTPALVKSLGLNAPIYPVKGYSITAPIINEERAPVSTVLDESYKIAITRLGDRIRVGGMAEVSGFTKDLPAARRATLDLSVTDLFPGGDLKAATFWSGLRPMTPDSTPIIGATRYDNVFINAGHGTLGWTMSCGSGKLLADLISGNKPDIRADDLGISRYE; from the coding sequence ATGCAGATCACCATCCTCGGCAGCGGCGTCATCGGCGTTACGACCGCTTACTACCTCGCCAAGCTCGGTCATGAGGTAACCGTTGTCGACCGCGAAGAAGGCCCGGCACTGGAAACGAGTTTCGCCAATGCCGGCCAGGTTTCGCCCGGCTACGCCTCGCCTTGGGCTGCTCCCGGCATCCCGTTCAAGGCCGCGAAATGGCTGTTTCAGAAGCACGCGCCGCTCGTTCTGCGCCCGACCTGCGATCCGGTCCAGTACAGCTGGCTTCTGCAGATGCTCGCCAACTGCACCGACAGCCGCTACAAGATCAACAAGACCCGCATGGTGCGCGTGGCCGAATATGCGCGCGATTGCCTTGTCGATCTGCGCAAGGATACAGGCATCGAATACGATCAGCGCATGCAGGGCACGCTCCAGCTGTTCCGCGAACAGTACCAGCTTGACGGCATCGGCAAGGACATTGAGGTGCTGCGCCAGGACGGCGTGCCGTTCGAAGTGCTCGACCGCGAAGGCTGCGTCAAGGTGGAACCGGCGCTTGCGCATGCGAAGGACAAGTTCGTCGGTGGCCTGCGCCTGCCGCATGACGAAACCGGCGACTGCTTCAAATTCACCAATGCGCTGGCAAAGATTGCCGAAGGGCTTGGCGTGAAATTTCGCTTCGGCGTCAACATCAAGTCGCTGCTGATGTCGGGCGGCAAGGTTTCCGGCGTCGAGACTTCGCAAGGCATTCTGACCGCCGACCGCTATGTGGTTGCGCTTGGCAGCTACACGCCTGCACTGGTCAAGTCGCTCGGCCTCAACGCCCCGATCTATCCGGTGAAAGGCTATTCGATTACTGCGCCGATCATCAATGAAGAACGCGCCCCGGTTTCGACCGTACTCGATGAGAGCTACAAGATCGCCATTACCCGCCTTGGCGACCGCATCCGTGTCGGCGGCATGGCGGAAGTGTCGGGCTTCACCAAGGATTTGCCTGCCGCGCGCCGCGCAACGCTGGATCTGTCGGTCACCGACCTGTTCCCGGGCGGCGACCTGAAAGCTGCAACCTTCTGGTCGGGCCTGCGCCCGATGACGCCGGATTCCACGCCGATCATCGGTGCAACGCGCTACGACAACGTGTTCATCAATGCCGGTCATGGAACGCTTGGCTGGACCATGTCGTGCGGTTCCGGCAAGCTGCTCGCCGACCTTATTTCCGGCAACAAGCCGGATATCCGGGCGGACGACCTTGGCATTTCCCGCTACGAATAA
- a CDS encoding Lrp/AsnC family transcriptional regulator — protein MATLDSIDRNIIRCLRRDGRMTNSLLASEVGLSQSACLRRVQILEESGVIRGYTAIVGSSGGDERLVAIVRITLDRQTEEFLNRFEEAVRRHPEVQECYLMTGDADYILRVEAENAAAYEVIHKEILSRLPGVARIHSSFAIRTVLLSKAPVSRG, from the coding sequence ATGGCAACGCTCGACAGTATAGACCGCAACATCATCCGCTGCCTGCGCCGTGACGGTCGCATGACCAACAGCCTGCTGGCCAGCGAGGTGGGGCTTTCCCAGTCCGCCTGTCTGCGACGGGTGCAGATATTGGAGGAAAGCGGCGTTATCCGTGGCTATACGGCCATCGTCGGCTCATCCGGTGGCGATGAGCGGCTGGTCGCCATCGTGCGCATTACACTCGACCGGCAGACGGAGGAATTTCTGAACCGTTTCGAGGAAGCGGTGCGGCGGCATCCCGAAGTGCAGGAATGCTATCTCATGACGGGTGATGCAGATTACATTCTGCGCGTCGAAGCTGAAAATGCTGCGGCCTATGAGGTCATTCACAAGGAAATCCTGTCGCGATTGCCCGGCGTCGCGCGCATTCATTCCAGTTTCGCCATCCGCACGGTGCTGTTGTCGAAAGCGCCGGTTTCACGCGGCTGA
- the hutC gene encoding histidine utilization repressor, giving the protein MAGGDSIAKETPALSLHQRILDDIESRILSGEWLPGHRIPFEHELTEQYGCSRMTVNKALTQLAKAGLIERKRRSGSFVSFPQSQAAILEIHDIRDEVAALGVAYRFELTSRRERLSGPADARHIDMPRHTPLVELVCRHFAGKRVFALEERIISLDAVPTAASTDFAENSPGPWLVSCVPWSSAKHSIRAIAATQENAGMLGIPLGSPCLVIERQTWNADQPVTHVRFTYPGDSHALVANFTPSQG; this is encoded by the coding sequence ATGGCTGGCGGAGATTCGATCGCAAAGGAAACACCGGCGCTTTCGCTGCATCAGCGTATTCTGGACGATATCGAATCGCGCATCCTGTCGGGGGAATGGCTGCCCGGCCATCGCATCCCGTTCGAGCATGAACTGACGGAACAGTACGGCTGTTCGCGCATGACCGTGAACAAGGCGCTGACCCAGCTTGCCAAGGCGGGCCTGATCGAGCGCAAGCGCCGGTCGGGAAGCTTCGTCTCCTTTCCGCAGTCGCAGGCGGCAATCCTCGAAATCCACGATATTCGCGATGAGGTGGCGGCGCTTGGTGTCGCCTATCGGTTCGAACTGACGAGCAGGCGCGAGCGGTTGAGCGGGCCAGCCGACGCAAGGCATATCGATATGCCGCGCCATACGCCGCTGGTGGAACTCGTCTGCCGTCACTTTGCGGGCAAGCGCGTCTTTGCCCTGGAGGAGCGCATCATCAGTCTGGATGCGGTTCCAACGGCGGCGTCAACCGACTTTGCCGAAAATTCGCCTGGCCCCTGGCTTGTTTCATGCGTGCCGTGGAGCAGCGCAAAACATTCCATCCGCGCAATTGCCGCCACGCAGGAAAATGCGGGCATGCTTGGTATTCCGCTGGGTTCGCCCTGTCTGGTGATCGAACGCCAGACCTGGAACGCTGATCAGCCGGTGACGCATGTGCGCTTTACCTATCCCGGAGACAGCCATGCGCTTGTGGCGAACTTCACGCCCTCGCAGGGATAA
- the alr gene encoding alanine racemase, which produces MVDMAMQFSQDERDLAAGGVLTIDLAALRHNYSAIARHIAPTRAAAVVKADAYGLGASRVAPAFYDAGCRDFFVAHLGEAIALKPFLQPDATLYVLNGLQPGTEAACARDGILPVLNSLEQIENWGALAARQGRKLPALLQLDTGMSRLGLSASEFERLLENFALLDNIDIKFVISHLASGDEPENAANARQLANMTALLVRLPKLPVAFANSGGSFLDKSYHFDLARPGVALYGVGPENEIVPVLTLSARVIQVRDIDKGAAVGYGGTYVAEGPMRVATIAVGYADGWFRSLSNKGSAFFGDTRLPIIGRVSMDSITLDVSALPEGTLKLGSLVELIGPHQRLEDVARDCDTIPYEILTALGNRYARVYVESGASDIKA; this is translated from the coding sequence ATGGTTGATATGGCGATGCAATTTTCACAGGACGAGCGTGACCTTGCCGCCGGCGGCGTCTTGACCATCGATCTTGCGGCGCTGCGGCACAATTATTCGGCCATTGCCCGTCATATCGCGCCCACGCGCGCCGCCGCTGTCGTGAAGGCGGATGCCTACGGCCTCGGAGCGAGCCGCGTTGCCCCGGCCTTTTACGATGCCGGTTGCCGTGATTTCTTTGTCGCCCATCTTGGCGAGGCCATTGCGCTGAAGCCGTTTCTCCAGCCCGATGCGACACTTTACGTTCTGAACGGCCTTCAGCCGGGAACGGAAGCAGCCTGCGCTCGCGACGGCATCCTGCCCGTGCTGAACTCACTCGAACAGATCGAAAACTGGGGGGCACTCGCCGCCAGACAGGGCAGGAAACTGCCTGCCCTTCTGCAACTCGATACCGGCATGTCGCGTCTTGGCCTCTCCGCCAGTGAATTCGAGCGTCTTCTGGAAAATTTCGCGCTACTGGACAATATCGACATCAAGTTTGTCATCAGCCATCTGGCCAGCGGCGACGAGCCGGAAAATGCGGCAAACGCGCGCCAGCTTGCCAATATGACGGCCCTGCTTGTGCGACTGCCGAAACTTCCGGTTGCCTTCGCCAATTCCGGCGGCAGCTTTCTTGATAAATCCTATCATTTCGACCTCGCCCGCCCCGGCGTCGCGCTTTATGGCGTTGGGCCCGAAAATGAGATCGTTCCTGTCCTCACCCTTTCGGCACGTGTCATTCAGGTGCGCGATATCGACAAGGGCGCGGCGGTTGGCTATGGCGGCACCTATGTCGCTGAAGGCCCGATGCGGGTTGCGACCATTGCGGTGGGCTATGCCGATGGCTGGTTCCGCTCTCTCAGCAACAAGGGTTCTGCCTTTTTTGGCGATACGCGCCTGCCGATCATCGGTCGCGTCTCGATGGACTCGATCACGCTTGACGTCAGCGCATTGCCGGAAGGCACGCTGAAACTCGGCAGCCTTGTGGAACTGATTGGTCCGCACCAGCGTCTCGAAGACGTGGCGCGCGACTGCGACACCATTCCCTATGAAATTCTGACTGCGCTCGGCAACCGTTATGCACGTGTCTACGTGGAGAGCGGCGCGAGCGACATAAAAGCATAA
- a CDS encoding outer membrane protein: protein MKCISAIAIVAVSLMAGSSAAFAADIIAEPVIEPMPEPVNASGWYIRGDLGYNFKSSTGGEWNFWNQFDPPYRGIDDTLRYDDFNLKAGATYGVGVGYRFTDTFRADATLDYFRAGINGRTPCPSYVKSGKGLNPVEDNCNYEDSSTANIWTAMANAYVDLPRTGPVTPYLGAGLGAAYVRYDDWKSHEVCAGCTYSSEKGGLDSWRFAMALMAGVSYDLTEQLKLDVGYRYMRINGGKAYGYDADDRNTNPYGNAEGPGATGTQAKDNGFNMHTIRAGLRYEFR, encoded by the coding sequence ATGAAGTGCATTTCCGCCATTGCCATCGTGGCTGTCAGTCTGATGGCGGGATCGAGTGCGGCCTTTGCCGCTGATATAATTGCAGAGCCTGTTATTGAGCCAATGCCGGAACCGGTCAATGCCTCCGGCTGGTATATCCGTGGCGACCTCGGTTACAATTTCAAATCCAGCACGGGCGGTGAGTGGAACTTCTGGAACCAGTTCGATCCGCCCTATCGCGGCATTGACGACACGCTGCGTTACGACGATTTCAACCTCAAGGCAGGTGCAACCTACGGCGTGGGTGTCGGCTATCGCTTCACCGACACATTCCGCGCCGATGCCACGCTGGACTACTTCCGCGCAGGCATCAACGGGCGCACCCCCTGTCCGAGCTATGTGAAGTCCGGGAAGGGGCTCAATCCGGTTGAGGACAATTGCAACTATGAGGATTCGTCCACGGCCAATATCTGGACGGCCATGGCCAACGCCTATGTCGACCTGCCGCGTACCGGCCCTGTCACGCCTTATCTCGGCGCGGGCCTTGGTGCTGCCTATGTCAGATATGACGACTGGAAATCCCATGAAGTCTGTGCTGGCTGCACCTATTCCAGCGAAAAGGGCGGACTGGACAGCTGGCGTTTTGCAATGGCTCTCATGGCCGGCGTCAGCTATGACCTCACCGAACAACTCAAGCTGGATGTTGGCTATCGCTATATGCGTATCAATGGCGGCAAGGCCTATGGATACGATGCCGACGACCGCAACACGAACCCTTACGGCAACGCCGAAGGACCGGGCGCTACCGGAACGCAGGCCAAGGACAACGGTTTCAACATGCACACGATCCGCGCCGGTCTGCGCTACGAATTCCGTTAA
- a CDS encoding formimidoylglutamate deiminase: MSDATLKTRFVHAGQALLESGWADDVRIGIADGKIVSLEAGSSVKPGDEPHAVVIAGMPNLHSHAFQYGMAGLAERRGPSADSFWSWREIMYKFALTMSPEQAEAVALRLYVDMLEAGFTRVGEFHYLHHDRDGAPYANLSEMTDRIVSAAKKAGMGLTLLPVFYAHSSFGGAAPNEGQRRFINDPERFARLLEGCKQALAGFDGAVLGVAPHSLRAVTPDELKVVTQLLPDAPVHIHVAEQVKEVEDCIAWSGKRPVEWLLDNQDLSSRWCLIHATHMTDDETKHMAEAGAIAGLCPVTEANLGDGTFNATVFAAAGGKFGIGSDSNVLIGIGDELRQLEYSQRLFHRARNVLAENEGSTGRALFDGAVAGGNIAMGRAGDGLKIGASADFIALDAGRLPHAKGDAVLDGWIFGGRAHINDVWVRGVKQVEGGRHRLRDEAERAFQKTIGELLA, translated from the coding sequence ATGTCAGATGCCACGCTCAAAACACGTTTTGTCCATGCCGGTCAGGCACTCCTCGAGAGCGGCTGGGCCGACGACGTGCGGATCGGCATTGCTGATGGAAAGATCGTGTCGCTCGAAGCGGGTTCGTCCGTGAAGCCGGGTGATGAGCCTCATGCTGTCGTCATCGCGGGCATGCCGAACCTGCACAGCCACGCTTTCCAATATGGCATGGCAGGACTTGCGGAACGGCGCGGCCCGTCCGCCGATTCGTTCTGGAGCTGGCGCGAGATCATGTATAAATTCGCGCTCACCATGTCGCCCGAACAGGCGGAAGCCGTGGCGCTGCGCCTCTACGTCGATATGCTGGAGGCTGGATTTACGCGCGTCGGCGAATTCCATTACCTGCACCATGATCGTGATGGCGCGCCTTACGCCAATCTTTCTGAAATGACGGATCGTATTGTCTCCGCTGCCAAAAAGGCGGGTATGGGCCTGACGCTCCTGCCGGTCTTTTATGCGCATTCGAGCTTTGGCGGCGCGGCTCCCAATGAAGGCCAGCGCCGGTTCATCAACGATCCGGAGCGCTTTGCGCGACTGCTGGAAGGCTGCAAACAGGCGCTGGCGGGTTTCGATGGCGCTGTTCTGGGTGTTGCGCCGCACAGTTTGCGCGCCGTCACGCCGGATGAACTCAAGGTCGTTACGCAGCTTCTGCCCGATGCGCCGGTGCATATCCACGTGGCCGAGCAGGTGAAGGAAGTCGAGGACTGCATCGCCTGGTCGGGCAAGCGCCCGGTCGAATGGTTACTCGATAATCAGGACCTGTCGTCGCGCTGGTGCCTCATTCATGCAACCCACATGACTGACGATGAAACGAAGCATATGGCCGAGGCGGGTGCGATTGCCGGTCTCTGCCCGGTGACGGAAGCCAATCTCGGCGACGGCACTTTCAACGCGACGGTCTTTGCCGCTGCCGGTGGCAAGTTCGGCATTGGCTCGGATTCGAACGTGCTGATCGGCATTGGCGACGAGTTGCGACAGCTCGAATATTCGCAGCGTCTGTTCCATCGCGCCCGCAATGTGCTGGCCGAAAACGAAGGATCGACCGGACGCGCGCTGTTCGATGGCGCGGTTGCGGGCGGCAATATCGCCATGGGACGCGCCGGCGATGGCCTGAAAATTGGCGCTTCAGCCGATTTCATTGCGCTTGATGCGGGGCGTCTGCCGCATGCAAAAGGCGACGCGGTGCTGGACGGCTGGATTTTCGGCGGTCGCGCCCATATCAACGATGTATGGGTGCGCGGCGTTAAACAGGTGGAAGGCGGGCGTCACCGCTTGCGCGATGAAGCCGAGCGTGCTTTCCAGAAAACCATAGGCGAATTACTCGCCTGA
- a CDS encoding alpha-hydroxy acid oxidase — translation MPNIVEIADLKRLAQRRVPKMFFDYADSGAWTESTYRANEDDFKKIKLRQRVLVDMTNRSLETTMIGEKVSMPVALAPTGLTGMQHADGEMLAAQAAEAFGVPFTLSTMSICSIEDVASVTKKPFWFQLYVMKDRDFVKNLIGRAKAAGCSALVLTLDLQILGQRHKDIRNGLSAPPKFTPKHIWQMATRPGWCLGMMGTQRRTFRNIAGHAKNVTDLSSLSSWTAEQFDPQLNWNDVAWIKEQWGGKLILKGILDAEDARMAAKSGADAIIVSNHGGRQLDGAPSSISMLQPIVDAVGDAIEVHVDGGIRSGQDVLKARALGAQGVFIGRPFLYGLGAMGKDGVTLALEIIRKELDVTMALCGKRDINEIDKSIIHSINF, via the coding sequence ATGCCCAACATCGTTGAAATCGCCGATCTGAAGCGGCTTGCCCAGCGCCGCGTCCCCAAGATGTTCTTTGATTACGCGGATTCTGGCGCCTGGACCGAGTCGACCTACCGCGCAAACGAGGACGACTTCAAGAAGATCAAACTGCGCCAGCGCGTTCTCGTCGACATGACGAACCGCTCGCTGGAAACGACGATGATCGGTGAAAAAGTGTCCATGCCGGTGGCTCTCGCCCCAACGGGTCTGACCGGCATGCAGCACGCTGACGGCGAAATGCTGGCGGCGCAGGCAGCTGAAGCCTTCGGCGTTCCCTTCACCCTTTCGACCATGAGCATCTGCTCCATCGAAGACGTTGCTTCGGTCACCAAGAAGCCGTTCTGGTTCCAGCTCTATGTGATGAAGGACCGCGACTTCGTGAAGAACCTGATCGGCCGCGCCAAGGCTGCGGGCTGCTCTGCATTGGTGCTGACGCTCGATCTCCAGATTCTGGGCCAGCGCCACAAGGATATCCGCAACGGCCTTTCCGCCCCGCCGAAATTCACACCGAAGCATATCTGGCAGATGGCGACCCGTCCGGGCTGGTGCCTTGGCATGATGGGCACCCAGCGCCGCACCTTCCGCAACATCGCCGGTCACGCCAAGAACGTCACCGACCTTTCCTCGCTCTCCTCCTGGACGGCGGAGCAGTTCGACCCACAGCTCAACTGGAACGACGTTGCCTGGATCAAGGAACAATGGGGCGGCAAGCTCATCCTCAAGGGCATTCTCGATGCCGAAGACGCAAGAATGGCGGCGAAGTCCGGTGCAGATGCGATCATCGTGTCGAACCATGGCGGACGCCAGCTCGACGGCGCGCCATCTTCAATCTCCATGCTGCAGCCGATCGTTGATGCTGTCGGCGACGCGATCGAAGTTCATGTCGATGGCGGCATTCGTTCCGGCCAGGATGTGCTGAAAGCCCGCGCGCTCGGCGCGCAGGGTGTCTTCATCGGCCGCCCGTTCCTCTACGGCCTCGGCGCCATGGGCAAGGACGGCGTAACGCTGGCGCTTGAGATCATCCGCAAGGAGCTGGACGTCACGATGGCGCTCTGCGGTAAGCGCGACATCAACGAGATCGACAAGTCGATCATCCATTCCATTAACTTTTGA
- a CDS encoding cupin domain-containing protein, with amino-acid sequence MSIDIGGRLRYVRMRQNLSQRELAKRAGVTNSTISLIEANQSNPSVGALKRILDGIPIGMAEFFALEPDAPHKVFYQAEELVEIGKGPISYRQVGDHLFSRSLQMLKERYEPGSDTGKVLLMHEGEEGGIVISGRIEVTVGAERRILGPGDAYYFSSKLPHRFRCVGPVPCEIVSACTPPSF; translated from the coding sequence ATGAGCATCGATATCGGCGGGAGGCTTCGTTATGTGCGCATGCGGCAGAATCTGTCACAGCGCGAGCTTGCCAAAAGGGCAGGCGTGACCAATTCGACCATCTCCCTCATCGAAGCCAATCAGTCCAACCCGTCGGTCGGCGCATTGAAGCGCATTCTCGACGGTATTCCCATCGGCATGGCCGAGTTTTTCGCGCTCGAACCGGATGCGCCGCACAAGGTATTCTATCAGGCGGAGGAGCTTGTGGAAATCGGCAAGGGGCCGATCTCCTACCGGCAGGTGGGGGACCACCTGTTTTCGCGTTCGTTGCAGATGCTGAAGGAGCGTTATGAGCCCGGTTCGGACACGGGCAAAGTGCTTCTAATGCACGAGGGCGAGGAGGGCGGCATCGTCATTTCAGGCCGCATTGAAGTGACGGTTGGAGCCGAGCGCCGCATATTGGGGCCGGGCGATGCCTATTATTTTTCCTCGAAGCTGCCGCACCGGTTTCGTTGCGTCGGGCCGGTGCCGTGCGAAATCGTCAGCGCCTGCACGCCGCCAAGTTTTTGA